CAAAAGGAAGGTTAAGAAGATCTTCTAAGAACTAGGAGAAATGACAATATGGAAAGAAAAAGATATTCTGCCAATAATGATTATATttaaagaaacaaatataatcAATCAAGTAAACTAAAAATTAATCTCCTTTTTTGCAGATGATGAAGAGGGgttatttcttttcttgttcTAGACTATAATTAAGATTCCATAAGTATAttggagtttttttttattccggctttgggagagacgcatgaccctcatgcgtctcccgttaatgaaacgcatgacggagatgcgtctctGGGTAAGACgaatgagcgtcatgcgtcatAGGGtgagacgcatgagcgtcatgcgtcgcttgtttttatttttattttttatacaacGCATTAACGTCATGCGTCTtaaagagagacgcatgaggctcatgcgtctctaatttgCATAAAACATACTTCGAGAGGCAGTAGCTTCATTTTCTATGTGAGAGAAAGATAGAAAGGGCGATTTCGGCAATTTCTTGGCGATATCCCATCATATTccggtaagtttccttcaatctttgAACATTGCtcccttatttgttgtttatttgcatagTATTAGGGTTTCTAATAAATTTATCTTAAActtactaaattagggtttatagaaaaaaattgtctctaattgttgttggtttgtatatatgtttttgcagaaatcatgccagtatttgtgagtttatattggggtggtagaatagttcaacttcctcaagtgggtattggttatgatcCACCTCGTGCGAGAGCCTCCATCGTATTGAATTCGTGTGTTCCATTCtctgaattagttgcaatgatatATGCTAAGATAAGAGTAGATTCAAATCAACACTCCATCGAAATATCATGGAGGCATTGTTTCTTGGGTACCGCGAGTTATTTATGTACTGGGGTTGACAGTGATGAAAGtgtgatgtttatgttcaatgaggctctaaattctactcgtcatattgaattatttattgagtattcgtctgttggaaatgtagaaatcccaccagttgttgattacGATGTTGGATCATCTACAAGGGTTGAACATATGAGCTTTGACTGTGGTATGAATGAGCAAGTAGATGTTGCAGATGCTGCTGATGTTGGAATGAGTAATCAAGTGAATGTTCAAGAGcatattgatgttgatgttgtacGAGGAGACCTTGATCCACCattgtcgtcatcatcatctgatgttattttaagtgatgattTAGGTGATGTTTCAAGTGATGAGGAGATAGTGTGTAAACCCGTCGTGCAGGGTGGACAACCACTTCCAGAATAAGTTCACAATGGGTTGAAATATTTTCGCAGACTACCGAGTGGTCCTTCTGAGGTACCTGAAGTTGGTAATGAACACAGTACTATGTACTGTGATGAAGCACACCCGTATCGGATTAATGCGGGAAAaaaatttgatagcaagctgcatgtgaagactgttattactatgtggagtctgaggcaacaccgacaatttagggtggttgagagtaaattaagaaggtggcatgccgtATGCAGGGAGGATAGAAGATGGGGTTGCTATTATCAGCAAGACCGATGCTGAAAAAGCGAATGAATGTTCGTGAGAAGTTTCTGTTACACAAAGAGCCCATGATGATATGTGGGAAATTAGGAAGTGGGTGGGACGCCATAGTTGTGAAGGCCATCGTAATGATAGAggacatgctaacttttcatcatCAATTGTTGCTTTGTGTATTCGCCATCAATTGCTAAATAATGTCGAGTACAAAGCCACAGCAGTACGAAATTTTGTTCATGACAGATTTCATGTGGTAgtcagttataagaaggcatggtatgcacggagaaGGGCTGTAGAGATTGTATTTGGTGGATGGGAGGAGTCATTTAGGGATTTTCCAAGCTATATGCTTGAACTGCAGTCAAGGAATCCAggcacaattgttgagtggagGCACAATGAGTTGTTGAGCCACGGACGTAATAAAGTCTTCTATTACGTTTTCTGGGCACTTGGTCCTGCTATCCATGATTTCCAAGAGTGCCATCCAGTTTTAACAATAGACGGGACCACCttcgaggaagatttaaaggtaagttgcttgttgcttgtggtgttgatgctaacaagaaaTGTCTGCCAATTGCAAATgctgttgttgatgaagaaactgGCGACAGTTGGGAGTGATTTTTGAATCATGTAAGAATTCATGTGGTGAAATACCAAAGGGAGATGTGCATAATTTCAGATAAGTATAAAGGAATCCTTAAGGCGATGCGTTCTGATGAATGGAAAAAGTCGTCGATATgtcaccacaaattttgtttgatccATTTGAGGAAAAATATCTTGACGAAAGTTAAGGGCTCTAATGTGAAAGGCATGGTATAGGCATTGGGTGTCACAACTCAAGTACTTAATACGTGCGAAGGCGACGTGCACTACGGGAGGAAAGTCTTGTTGCGATACACGAGCTCAACAAAGCCAAAAAAGAAAACTAGTCTCTTTGTTACGATGATGAACTAAGATGGGGGGTTACCTCGACAAATATGTCGGAGAGCTTCAACAGAGTGTTGAAAGGTATAAGAGAGTTGCCAATTAGAGCTTTGGTTGATCTGACATTTTGGAGAACAGTGCAATGGTGGGCAgatagaaaaacagaaatacAACACACTGAAGGTCGATTAACCCCGTGGGCGAGGGACAAACTTGCTGCAAATGATGCGAATGGGCAGCTACATTACTGTTCAGTACTTGACCGAGAACTGGCTCATTACCAATTTCTAAGTCGTCCACGTTTCAAAAATGGACAGGCAAAGGGCAATAACTGACAAGAGGTCAAGTTTTTGGATTCAAAGTGCACTTGTGAGAAGTGGCAGATGAGGAGAGTTCCTTGTTCACATGCGTGCGCCGTTGCTAGAGATAGAGGTAACGCTATGTTTGAACTCATTGATAAACACAACCACAAAGCTACATGGGAAGCATAGTACTCTGGTGGCCCATTTCAAGCACCAAGACACGAAGACTATTGACAAAATCGGGTTTGGGGGGGAGTTTACAACTATAATAACGAAAATGTACCCACTTTGTTATCGCTTCCATATATGGAAAAaacgccaaccaagttggcgttTCATTTAGTAAACACGCCAACCGTGATGGCGTTTTCGACTTAatttgggttttttttaaaatacgaTATTATATAAACCTGTCAACTAGGTTGGCGTGTTTTCGTAAACACGCCAATGTTGTGCGCGTGTTTACTGAAGAAGAAACGCCAAGGGAATTGGCGTGTTTTACAATTAAACGCCAACGAAGTTGGCGTGTTTCTATATAAAAATGCCAACCCGAGAGGCGGGTTTACACAGAACAATATTTCAGCCTCTCATCCCCCAAATCGCAAAATCACACCACACAACACACCTCGCGTTTTTCTCCCAAGCGCAACGCCTCTTCATCGCGATTTTGCCCTCTTCGCTGTGATTTCGCCCTCCGTCCATCAATCGGTGTAATTCTTCCCCATTTTCGTATActtttcggttagtatgcttatcttttacattattagagaaATTGTTGGATAGTTAGTTAAGGTTTGAAATGAGTTGTGAATTGAGATGAAATATTatgtttaattattatttagcaTATTGGCTTGTTTGAATAGCATTACTGTGGATTAATAGTTGAGATGTTGGTGTTTAGTTAgggtataaatttgatttaaaacctaaaccctagtgTTGTTCTAGCTTAAAATTTGGGCAATTTGATTTGGTTTATATGGGTTTTAAAGTGGTGTTGCATAATTTGGTTTAGGTGCTACATTTTTTGATGTTGGGTTCAATATtgacaaattattgaaattgtttaggtTGATGTAAGTTGTTTAGTTAAAAATGTTAATGTTTTGTAGTTAAATTGATGTATGTTGTTTAGTTAATTGATGAATTGATGAATGCTGTTTAGTTAATTAATGAATTGACGTAGCTGAATTGATGTATGTTGTTTAGTTAAAATTGTTAatgttttgaattgtgaatgttgtgtaggtgaactATGGTATCTTCTTCAAGTGCTCGCCGAAGACTCTTATGTGGTCCTGAGGACCCCTCCGTATTATATctgcagagacaacacgtctctaataacaTATGGACAGGAGTGCCATCAGAAGATGTACGCTGCAGAACATACGAAGGAatcatttgggatgttcccatacatCCTCGTGTTATGGCAGTAATTGACAAGATGGGGTTTGGCGGGATGTTGAGGTGTGGTCAACCgaaagacattgaccaccatcttatcaccgcaTTGATTGAACGATGGAGGCCAGAGACttacacgtttcactttccagtcggtgaagcgaccaTGACtttggaagacgtggaggtcttatggggcctcaaagttgacgggGAAGCTGTGACGGGTTATATCCCCAGTAAGGATGCCGGCTATTGGACGCAGGCGTGTCTggattttcttggatttatacCATATACTGTTGAGATGAAAGAACTGGTTTGGAAGCCGACGAGCTTATCAAAACAACTGAGGGTTGAGTTGAGTGATGACCACGACCAATACATATATGTTAAACGCGCCCGTGtttattgtctgctattacttggtggttTGTTGAACCCGAACGCCTCCGGTAATAAAATTCCATTCTTCTACCTTCAATTTTTCATGGAGGTACAACGTTGTGCTAgctatagctggggtggtgcgacTCTTTcctgcttgtaccacaatctTTGTGAAGCTGCACTTGCAAAGAGGACCGATGTCGGGGGAGCTCTTACTCTGTTACAGttgtgggcttgggagagaatcccaattATTAGACCGACGATGCTAAATTCCGTTCCCATAGACTACGTACCATGTGCACTCGCGTAAGTTGTTCAATTCTCTAGAATGCACGCCAACCAAGTAATTTATGTAACCTAAATTGTTGTTTGTTTGCTGTTTTGATTGAACTTGTTTTGACtaaatttgtttcatatttagtttatttggaggccgtATGCCATGCGAACTCTGCCGGATCTTTGTGttgccggtcgtcctatatggacgtcGATCACAACACTTATTTGCTGGAATATGGTTGAGCCACACTTGCCACAACGAGTGTTGCgacaatttgggattgtccaaccgtatatcccgctTGTCGACCGGTTCCACGGAACTGATTTTGCGAATTAGGATTGACGTGGCAAAGCTGGCCGGAATTGGGTTGAGTGGCACGCCAATCATATACAGGATTGGGATAATAGGCACAACATGGTGTGGACTGATTCGGAGTACTCGATGGAGCCTATTGCAACTGATGAGTACATGGATTGGTATCGCCGGATAACAATTGTGTACCTAACAAAACCTGGCGTGCATGCTCAGGAGGGCTTCTATGAAACGGCGGCCTCTCATAACTATGCGGTAAATTGAAACAACTaatcattatttaaattcacatgatgaaatgtaattaacattgagaattgtaggtggagacgcttcacaaaATACGGCACTTTCTTAGGGAGCAAGACATGACAGGCCGGCCGGATTTGTTcaccatttcgaggatggttgaagatgGCCTCCAGATATCTGGGGAAGCTGAGACGATGGACTACCGTCCTTGCCAGCGCTCTGAGCTGGACATTGACATGCCCGTGCGGCAAAAATGGAAGCGGCGTGGCAAGAAGAAAGCTGATGGAGAGTCGTCATCtgcaaggatggatactcagttggttgATGATTCCGATAACGATTTTAtggctccacctccaccaagatctgccgTTCGGGGTCGTcactctgtcagccacactggtggcACAGGTGAAGATAtcggtctcagtgatgtccACCAATCTCCACCACGGTCTTCTGTGAGAGACGAATTTTTTGGTATTGATTTAGAGAATGCCGTagttcaagatactcctccgtctagactccCTACCTCCAGAATCGGGAAGAGAATCTGTGGTCTGTTTATGCGGAAAAGGCGAGACGAGTGAACGTTTCACGaactatttttgtttatttattaagtTGAACGTTGTAATGTTTATAGTTTTGCTTGTTAATTGAGTTGAACATTGTAACGTTTCAACAACTATTTTTGCTtgtttattgaattgaacatttCTTATGTTTAAACTTTTGTTTGTCTTTTGAGTTTCGcattgtaataataataagCAGGCTCGGGTAGAAACGGGTGAGATTTTAAACATTCTGCGCAAAAACGCCAACAAAATTGGCGTGTTTCTGTAAAAACGCCAACACGGTTGGCGTGTTTCTGTAAAAATGCCAACACGGTTGGCGTGTTATACTTGACGTTTCCGTTCGAGATTTTAGCCAAGGAAAACACTCATTCTGTATTGATTCACCCTTCTTGTTGACGTGTTCTTAAAACGCCAACCTTGTTGTCGTTTTACGAAAAAAGCCAACAAAATTGGCGTGTTTTacggaaaaacgccaaccaacAAGGTTGGCATTTTATACTTGTTCGAGATTTTAGCCAAGGAAAACACCCATTATGTATTGACTCGCCCTTCTGGTTGGCGTGTTCTGTATTGACTCGCCCTTCCAGGTTGGCGTGTTTATGTTGAACACGCCAATGACCTTAACGTTTTTTAACTTAAACACGCCAAAGTCATAGGCGTCTATATCTACTAAACACGCCATCAGAGTTGGCGTTTTTTACttatacacgccaaccaagttaGTGTGTTTTAACTTAACTGTATTTGAAGAAAATACGACAACattataaaacgccaactaGGCTGGCGTCTTTACATATAGACACGCCAATGcgggtggcgtttttcccatttatggaagagataacaaaatgagTATATTTTCGTTATTTTAAAGGTAAAGTAGCCTATAAACCTGATTTTCTCAAGACTATTGGGCTAAACTTGGATGGAAATTGCGTATCACCCCTGAGCAGTTGCTTCCTCGAAAGCGCGGATGAGGCAGAACAAGGAGGATTCctaatcaaatggatgtccgCGAGGAAGATGAACCGAGAGATCCCCGCAAGTGCAGGAATTGCAGCGTAGATGGGCATGACCCAAGAAATTGCTCAGTCGGTCGTGTTATGTAGGAGCTCCCCGAAGAAATTGTTGACATTTGCAGTgcatatattttttcttctcaattttTGATTTCATATATTCATTTTACCTTTATTCTTAGACTGTTTGTATGAAAGGAATAAGAAgataaatttctttttttattttgtttaggaGCAGGAGAATAAGAAGAATTAGCAGGAGACGAATATTGTTCTGATTTGACGGTTTTGATTGTAAGTGAGCTGATATGCTTTGAATAAAAAAACCATACAAGTATCAATACAAAACAATATATAATACATGAAAGCATATAgtttaatataacaaacttaCAAGTAATCACATAGAAGACGCCGACTCGTTCATCCCAGCAGTTGACCGTAACCCAGGCTGAGTCAGGTACGTCATTGTAATCTTGTTATACCACGCCATATACACCGGACTCATAGGAATATTCATGGACATCGGTGCGGCGTCTTCGGTTGCCTGGAACCTTTCATACCTCAGGTACCACTTTTCAATGTAGAACTGATCCGTGTTTTCCCAATTGTTACCTTTCTTACCACGCCGATCATTTTTGCCCAAATGATCGGCATTTTTGAGCATCCTGTCTACAAGTCGAGGAATATCCTGGTACCGATTAAACTATCGCCGCACTCGTCCAGCCTCATGTGCCTCGACATAGGCCCAACACACCAAGTACGTGTCGCACAAGGAGCATCCATTCGCATCACTGCAGTAGTCAGGCAGTATGCAATGCGCATAAGGCGTCCACATAAAATACAAACCAGCAATGCAAACACCAAATTAacttcataataaattcataaattaagtcaacattaaaataatattcacCTGGTCAGGCCTAATCAGGGATATTTGATCACGGTAATGCTCAACCGAGTATCTAGGAGCATTTCCTATGTACGTTGTTCCTTTCCACctgtaaataaaattgatgtaaAAAGTAACCCAagatgcataaacaaataaatatttaaatatatacctGGCGCCACATGGCGTATATGGCTCGTGCACGAGTGCTCCTATGAACGACGACCGCAGtgtgggcattctttcccacgcccatagcTGCAGAAGCATCATAGGCCCGACCAACTCTTTCATCTTATCCATGGAAGCCTCGCACAGATAATGATAAAGGTAGGATAAAGCCGCACTTCCCCAACTAATAGTCTCCACCTCGTCCGGACCCTCGAATGCATTCAACCACATAAAGGGAACCTTACATCCTGTGGTGTCTGGTCGAATGAGACCTCCTAAAAAAATTAGGGCATGGATACGTGCCCTTTGGATGTATATGTATGTAGGTAGGTCATCACCCAACTGTATCCTCGTCTGGTTGATCAGAGCGGTCATCAGTAAATCGCCATGCTTTGTCTCTGTGGATGTAtctggtatccatcccaacaaatctcGGCACTTGCTAGGCCAATCAGGATATTCGACATGATGGTCACGCCCTCTCAAGGCCCAAATGacttgcacatcttccaaggtCACCGTCGCCTCTCCGATCGGTAGATGGAAAGTGTGCGTCTccggcctccaacgctcaatcaaAGTCGTGATCAGCTCATTATCGACCTTCATCGACTTCCCACAATCCatcacgcctttgaaaccaaagGCGTCAAGCCAATAGTTTATTGAAAGGTGTTTTTTCTGCAGATATATCACGGACGGGTCTTCGGGTCCATATAATAAGTGTCCGCTTGAACTTGAAGTCTCCATCTAATCTAATAacatattcacaaaacaacaattaccAACTCACATTTAGAATACACATAATATATACATTCAaattcatcatcaaaacaacaaaacattaTAAACCAAGTGATTCACTACTAATCCATTGTATACTATATACTAGAAACTCCAATTCATCACAATTCATGCTTCATAAGGGCTAATTTACTTATAACTACTATATTAGAAGGTTAAATTACAAGATACATTTCAACCCCTACTCTCTTATCCAATAACAACCAAAATCGCAACACCAAGCATCTCAAACATATCAAAAACTATACAATAGAATTAATTTCACcaataaaatccattacaactaacaaaataacaaaacatcGGTCAAATTTGAACAAtctcataaaccctaatttacaaaattgagagaaacctacacaaaatatgcaaataaactacaaataagGGAGGgatgttgaaagattgaaggaaatTTATCGGAATATGACTGGAAATCGCCAAGAAATCACCGAAATCGGGTCTGTATCGTTCTCTCTCGCGTCTGCTACCTCTCTCGCGTTGCGTCTGCCCTTTCTGCCTCCCCGCGTCTGTTTTATGCgaattagagacgcatgagcctcatgcatctctccctaagacgcatgacgcttatgagtcgtctaataaaattttaaaaaaaggcgACGCATGACGGAGATGTGTCTCCCCCtgtgacgcatgacgcttatgcgttttaaaaaaaaataaaaaaacaagtgacgcatgtccctcatgcgtctttatgaaagacgcatcaccgttatgcgtttcattaacgggagacgcatgagagtcatgcgtctctcccaaagctgGAGCAAAAAAAACTCTAATACACTTATGGAATGTTATTTATGCCTTAGAACAAGAAAAGAAATGTCCCTGACGAAGAGCTTAGAAAAGGTACTCATTTTGTTCTTTGTTAATTGAGTGATTCACATTCATAGAGGAGGGAACTATGGTGAGCCTGCACTCTAAGAAAACAATGCAGGTTCCCAAAAAGACAGAATAATGAGAAGGACCTTTCATTTATCTCATCTATTTATATACTAtcatatactactaataaattaaagaatgaAAATCTGGGTGAGTCCACCAGTTAAGCAGATAGTAGgacaaaaagaagaaaataatacaAAAGGTGAAAAATATACATTGTACACATGGGTTTTCAAATCTATACTAAAATCAGTAATTACGTATGAATATGATTAAATAGGGCATAATTTGGtcttactaattttttttacttacaAGAAATGAGAAATGATGTAGATTAGAGTTAATAAACTTTGATACTACCTCGGTCCCCCTTTAGCAGTCTCGTtgacttttctgcactcgttttataaaaatgattgtAATAAATTGTCACGATCGCACTTTGCTAATGATAGCAAAAGCGGGAAAGCCGTGAGTAATAAGAGGAATTAACGAAACGAGGAAAGAACTCAAGGATTGATACCACAAATTAGAAGCCAAAT
This sequence is a window from Salvia splendens isolate huo1 chromosome 5, SspV2, whole genome shotgun sequence. Protein-coding genes within it:
- the LOC121804166 gene encoding protein MAIN-LIKE 1-like, encoding MVSSSSARRRLLCGPEDPSVLYLQRQHVSNNIWTGVPSEDVRCRTYEGIIWDVPIHPRVMAVIDKMGFGGMLRCGQPKDIDHHLITALIERWRPETYTFHFPVGEATMTLEDVEVLWGLKVDGEAVTGYIPSKDAGYWTQACLDFLGFIPYTVEMKELVWKPTSLSKQLRVELSDDHDQYIYVKRARVYCLLLLGGLLNPNASGNKIPFFYLQFFMEVQRCASYSWGGATLSCLYHNLCEAALAKRTDVGGALTLLQLWAWERIPIIRPTMLNSVPIDYVPCALA